The Vanessa tameamea isolate UH-Manoa-2023 chromosome 20, ilVanTame1 primary haplotype, whole genome shotgun sequence nucleotide sequence atttaaagaaatacaatttaattctttaatttttattaaataaaatcaattaactattaattatctgtatttacTGATTGAAACagagtaaacatttttaaatttgttattgtatattgCGCTAtcaagaatatgttttttttttgtaaatacaagACTCGTTACAGGCAAACGCAGCATAACGTATACAAAAAAGTAATACCTAGgtatcttataaataatcataggAAATTTACTATGCGTGTTAAATATGTGATATTGAATGTGTAACGATGTTACTAGAACAGTCATACAAAGATGTTCTCTATTGAATTAATGACAAAACAAGTAATGAGGTCATATTgcttaattttcttaaaactgATCAAAGAAATCGATGAAAACACTTTttaatgataatgttttattttttattttgaactaatTTAGGACGTAAGCTCAAGCTAAAaatgctattaaataaattttttgttaCAACTAATACTTAATACTGTTTCTCTCTGTAACatctagaatatttatattacaagtgGCATATAGGATtgaattctttaatatatttatatttatagatttgaaattttcaatatgAAATTTTGCTTTAAAGACTATTGATTGGATTACGTAATTAAGTATAAAACGTTACGATCATATTCGACattgacaaaattattataataattaatgtaataacattattaattattatcatcggTTGAGGACTTGATTTCAAGCAATAATCATCAATAGAATGGCATAGAACAATTAGCAAATgactagtatttttttgtatgttccATGATACTAGAGAGGTTTGTGGCATGATTCTGACGCTCAGTATCAGAGAAAGGAAATGagcaaaatgttttaaattcggTGCGCTATCATGCAAAAATGTGGCTTAaggtaattattttgaataatgcaTACGTGATAAGAATGTTTAATTTTGGTATGTTTGCAATAATGGGTATTGGAAGGTATGAgtatttcctacagcgccaatgtctatgggtggtgacctcttaccaccAGGTGACCCATTTACTTTACCTTACATAAAAAGgtcatatatatttgaaatttaatacaaaaaaaaatacttcaactATATACAGCGTAGCTGGTCTCCTTAATTAGGTTATCGTATATCTGCCTCGCACTTACTTTAGTAGCATGATCGCAGATAAGCCCCATCAAATAATGCTTTATCGAGTAATTTCTTATCATTGTCGAATATTGTCCGATAATGTTATCGAGTTTAAATATAGAGAATCTTTTAGCAGATGTAcgctatgtacgtatgtattaaatgtaaaaattgaaTACCTTGTTACTATTCATGTTTTATAATACAGATTTTTCAATATCGTTTAGTCAACGTAGAAACATTCATTCGCAGTAGACATATAATTTTACAGCAACTCGCAACAAAGTCGCAGTACCAAATTAGTGATGAAATTATTcctttttctttgaaattaagttaaatgaaattagtctcgaatatattattattattaatgagtttGTGTAAAACCATCAAATCGATATAACGAACACGATACAATTAATTTCTTGCTTTCATATTGAATGCTTTACTGAATTAGGTCTTACTTTGAGAAGGCTGTTGCTCTTAGATAACGAAATTGCGAGTGACTGTctaatcttaatcgatgatttcgggttcaagcccaggcaagcaccgctgaatgttcatgtccttaatttgtgtttataattcatctcgtgctcggcggtaaaagaaaacatcgtgaggaagcctgcatgtgtcttatttcaacgaaaattttgtcacatgtgtattcacaaacccgtattggagcagcgtggtgggatatgctactccttctcctcaaagggagaggaggccttagcccagaagtgggaaatttacaggctgttactgttgtcAAGTAATTCTTGGTACCAGATTCAACTTCGCCACATTAAGGGAGTCCCATGGCTCAGAGAGCAGTAAAATAAAGCAGTAAAGTCATTGCTCCTACGCTCTCTGGTTATGTCGGATTGTCGTACTCTTTAGGACTTATAGAAGTTTGATAgcctattaatattaaattaaaagtctattatatttcattcaatttaaataagaatataattttgagtttattaatacaattttaacaaatgtattcaaattacaaaagagatattaaatatacctacatatatattcgAAGACCTTAGTATTTGTGGTTATATTTTCTTGTATGGTTATATTGTGTCTggaaacatacatatgtagcattttgaacaatattttcaatgaaacaaCTTTTAGAAgggaattttaattgtaataaattgtataaaaaagtagataatttaattattatttaagcggTAACTGCCATTGCTTCAATCCATCGCGAGTACGCTGAAACTCTAGTGTTGATGTTTGGATAACGACTAGTACCACAACCTGATGTCCATGAGTAAACGCCTACCATGACGCCGTTGTGCAATAGAGGGCTACCCGTGTCACCctacaaaacataatatagaaTGTTATACATTATGTTAATAATCTGCATAGTACAATAAAACAACTCAAATGGACGATGACTCTTCTGCCGGTTCctcttggtagaatctatattcaaaCCGAAAATGTTTATAAGCTAAAACTCGACAGCGGTAAAAACGCgtttcaaaatgtaaaaaacaagataatatttttatttgatattttcataaatggtcaacttttatatttctatatacttggtggtagggctttatgcaagctcttctgagtaggtacccactcattGCAGCTTCGTATGTTTTAGGTTTAAAAACCCCAAGGAACCGCGTTGCCTATGCGTTAATGCGTATGGTTCAaacttacttcataccaaattacatcaaattcggtacAGTGGTTTAGCCGTAAAAGCGTAATATTAGTGGGTATTATAAACGTTTCAACGTTTAGTCAATTATAAGTCAGTGTTTATTATAAGTTCTTTAGTTTTTTACATTCTTGTGAATTGTCAAAAGTGATTGTAATACCTtcaacaaaaattattttatcttcgtATGTGACGACTATTAATTGGGTATCTATAATAAGTGATTATGAGTAGTTTCGCTATATACCTGGCATTGTCCTCGAACCCCAACGTCGAGCCAGCCAGCACAAAGCATATTACTAGTGACGCTGAAGTTCTCCTCAGCGTAGCGGCTAACACATGTTTGCTGGTCGTTCACCCAGATTTGGACCTGGCGCAGTTCTGGAGAAAATGGTGATGATACCTAAAAAATTCACAACAActtttaattcaaaacaaatttgTCCGTAACTCTcttgagaatatatttttttggatttttttacgTGAACTTTAACTAAATATTGCCAGTTCAAacctatattttatgtaatagtaaAATTGATTAGGTTTACCGAGGTGATACCCCATCCGATGGCCCAAACTGGCTGATTGTTGGCCAAAGGGTATGAACCACCAGCTATATACGCAGCTTGAACGTTTTGCCCAAATGCGATGTTCACAGAGGTTCTCAACACTGCGATGTCGTTTACTCTGGTTGCGGTCAAGAAGTCAGAATGGACAGTAATTCTTCGGATGAGATAGACAATACCTTGTCTGTTGGAGTACGACGACCCAACTCTAGCACGCCACCAAAGCATTGAATCGACCCTGTTAGGAGTAAGGCATTAGTAatcgtcaatatattttattcttacataaaatactattaatatataaagaaaatgttattatgaatGAAGTATGCCaagcaatttaaatgttttcaacgATGAGaattatattagattatattttctttattcttttAGAATTTTctgagattaattatattatgacaactaaattattgaaataattatatgaatttctaaattattcttGTTTTTGTTCGTAAACATCGTTCATCGGATTTCTTTGAAACGCTGTAGTTGCCTTTGATACTTTTGGAAATGTTCATTATTTGCGTAAAGTACTAGAAATAAtatagcaaaatataattaattaaagtaaaacgaaGTCAAAGACAACACTTACACATTGTTGGTTACAAAACAGGAGGCTGCTGATAATATCGCTGATGTGGATATGATTGTGCCACCGCACGCTTGCGTGAAGGGCAACGTTCCCGTGCTGCTCAGGAGGGAGGTCGCGAATGGGTATGTCCTTATATCAGCAACTGTTCCTCCAGAAATTCTCATCGGGTttgctattataaatattacaattgttttaatttttattacacaagAAAAACCAGTATTCTAGACCTTTTCCGAAATACGCAGCGTTTTGTGGTAGAAGTTTAAACATATGTAAGAAAAATTGTGTTCCTCATTTCTTAAGAAGAAATTCAATTGAAATGGTCTTTCGATTTGAATAACAATTGAATAGAAATGTTACTATAATCAGTACAACAATCGGGAAGAGGCTGCAAGGTCAAACAGTATCTAGTGTTATTTTCAGTCAGCTCAGACGGCATTGGAAACTACAAGGAATAGCGTAAAAGCCTTACCCGGAAATTGAACTTATTGGGTGTAATAGTAGTATCTTCTATAAAATACACTTCCCTctctagtttattttaaaatgttataacctCTACGTAAAGttctcttttatatatatttgcctttgaagtttattaacgaaatatattttatgtagtaagTTATTATAAGGCATTTGCAAACAGAAACATTATCATCCTTATTTATTCTCTGACTTCAGGAAGTGTTTGCTATACCTGCCGTATTCGCAGTTCAACGGTGTTACTAAACAATGTCCATGAAAATTGTTAACGaagtaaaaagtcgcaggatcgatcctgaccatTCGGGCTATTATCGTCCCGACTCCTAACCTCGTGTTAGGATTGGGGACGATAATAAGCTTAAAagggtaaatagaaatattagtaattccttaatcaATTTGGGGTATTAccgatattatgtaaaaaaaatctggcCTTAAATTTGAACTCTCGAGACCTGTAGTCTTATAATCACAAgctcatttataatttagacaGAGTTTACACTACCACGCGTCTGTCATGAATAAAAGCCATATAGCCGTATATAGcctatatgtatagtatatagtTTTGAATATCcaagattaaataaaaccttcaaTTTATACGTACCATTGCTGGTTGAAAATACACAAATTAcagaaaaaacaattaataaattcattgtaATGTTTCCGTAAGAAGTCCTTCAATTAACTGAAGAAatctttatctttatataattatctaacgatattgataatttttttttaaatatattgatattgaacTAATTCCTTTCGGAGTTCATTGTGATAATTTCGATATGGTATTTTGAAgtactacaatatttttaatctttgttaattattatcataataaatacatgtacaataatttatctttctaatagtgaaatatttttataattgaatattacccaatacatacaaacaaacgtaTTTTAccttttgataatattagtatagacttaTTAGGAAGTAGTCGTTGCCCGCAAATACACTCGCTTGTTAAGGGTTTATATACCCGTGCAAAGTAGGATATGCATTCCGTCGTTCCATCGacagttatatatgttatattttctgtttctcatcactagcccgtctgtcaaaaagatcaaacaaacttgaacagggtatagtcGGTGTTAGGCTTAAAAGAGTTCGTTGAATTTCAATCTTATTTTAtgccaaatttaatcaaatatggTTCAgttgtttggccgtgaaagagcgatagatagagttactttcgcatttataatattagtatatgtgttgcttttattattaatagttct carries:
- the LOC113403793 gene encoding trypsin CFT-1-like encodes the protein MNLLIVFSVICVFSTSNANPMRISGGTVADIRTYPFATSLLSSTGTLPFTQACGGTIISTSAILSAASCFVTNNVVDSMLWWRARVGSSYSNRQGIVYLIRRITVHSDFLTATRVNDIAVLRTSVNIAFGQNVQAAYIAGGSYPLANNQPVWAIGWGITSVSSPFSPELRQVQIWVNDQQTCVSRYAEENFSVTSNMLCAGWLDVGVRGQCQGDTGSPLLHNGVMVGVYSWTSGCGTSRYPNINTRVSAYSRWIEAMAVTA